One segment of Niabella beijingensis DNA contains the following:
- a CDS encoding LTA synthase family protein, whose translation MNDRKRNWLRSYYGVFLYRILLVLVLFALCRFLFYGLNVRLFPGIGLSDWLPILTGGLRFDVAAMLYFNCLLIFLMTVPVPYKWRTHSRYQVVVKWVFYITNGIALSLNCIDFIYYRFTLRRTTTSVFSEFSHEQNKSGLAFNFLLDYWYVVLIFIGLTVLMVFLYRRVNIKEQPAPARKTLYYIKAALIFVVTVVLAIGGIRGGFRHSTRPITVGDAGVYVKRSHEVYLVLNTPFVFIRTMGVKPLREVHYFTDKEVEQLYSPLHAPAADTVPFTKKNVVIVILESFGKEAMGFYNKDLDNGTYTGFTPFLDSLASVSKIYWNSFANGRKSIDAIPSVLSSIPSGLDPFVLTPYVSDSTKSLPQLLAREGYHTSFFHGAPNGSMGFLSYTKMIGIENYFGKTEYNNDADFDGIWGIWDEPFFQFFEQKLNNFPQPFFSSIFSVSSHHPFKVPKQYEGKFKKGPLPVMECIGYTDMALQRFFAKAQQQPWFRNTIFVITADHATISYHPEYQNAWGDIAIPILLYAPGDTAFRGIDPGVIQQLDIMPTVLGYLHYDKPYLAYGENVLNRKGAGFTYQYSGGHRWIEGNRLLFYDGKEATGLYDFKTDRLMKTDLLKDSAQAAAAMEQRLKAFIQQYNNRLIRNQLIAPR comes from the coding sequence ATGAACGATAGGAAGAGAAACTGGTTGCGGAGCTATTATGGCGTATTTTTGTATCGCATACTTCTTGTACTGGTATTGTTTGCCCTTTGCAGGTTCCTGTTTTACGGACTTAATGTCCGGTTATTCCCGGGTATCGGGCTATCTGACTGGTTGCCGATTCTTACAGGAGGATTGCGGTTCGATGTGGCTGCGATGTTGTATTTCAACTGCCTCCTGATCTTTTTGATGACCGTCCCTGTCCCTTATAAATGGCGCACCCACAGCAGGTATCAGGTTGTCGTGAAATGGGTGTTTTATATAACCAACGGGATCGCTCTTTCACTGAACTGTATCGATTTTATTTATTACCGCTTCACTTTAAGAAGGACCACCACCAGTGTTTTCAGCGAATTCTCACATGAGCAGAACAAATCCGGACTGGCATTTAATTTCCTGCTCGATTACTGGTATGTGGTGCTGATCTTTATCGGGCTGACCGTACTGATGGTGTTTTTATACCGCCGGGTGAACATAAAAGAGCAACCAGCCCCTGCGCGGAAAACGCTTTATTATATAAAAGCCGCGCTGATCTTTGTAGTGACGGTCGTTCTCGCAATCGGCGGTATCCGTGGCGGATTCAGACACAGCACCCGTCCGATCACAGTTGGGGATGCCGGCGTATATGTAAAACGTTCGCACGAAGTATACCTCGTGTTAAATACCCCGTTTGTTTTTATCCGCACCATGGGCGTAAAACCGCTGCGCGAAGTACACTATTTTACGGATAAAGAGGTGGAACAACTCTATTCACCGCTGCATGCTCCCGCTGCAGATACGGTTCCGTTCACCAAAAAGAATGTGGTCATTGTCATCCTGGAAAGTTTTGGTAAAGAGGCTATGGGTTTTTATAATAAGGACCTGGACAACGGAACCTATACGGGATTCACGCCTTTTCTGGACTCACTGGCTTCCGTCAGCAAGATCTACTGGAATTCGTTTGCCAACGGAAGAAAATCGATCGATGCCATCCCTTCTGTACTTTCCAGTATTCCCAGCGGATTGGATCCTTTTGTGCTGACACCCTATGTATCGGACAGCACAAAAAGTTTGCCGCAGCTACTGGCCCGGGAAGGGTATCACACTTCTTTTTTTCACGGCGCACCCAACGGTTCCATGGGCTTTCTTTCCTATACCAAAATGATCGGTATCGAAAACTATTTTGGTAAGACAGAATATAACAATGACGCTGATTTTGACGGTATCTGGGGGATATGGGACGAACCTTTTTTCCAGTTCTTTGAGCAAAAGCTGAACAACTTTCCACAGCCTTTTTTTTCCAGTATCTTTTCGGTATCCTCACATCATCCGTTTAAAGTGCCAAAACAATACGAAGGGAAATTCAAAAAAGGCCCGTTGCCGGTAATGGAATGTATCGGCTATACCGATATGGCCTTACAGCGTTTTTTTGCAAAAGCGCAGCAACAGCCCTGGTTCCGGAATACAATTTTTGTGATCACGGCAGATCATGCCACTATTTCCTATCATCCCGAATATCAGAATGCCTGGGGCGATATTGCAATCCCCATCCTGCTGTATGCACCGGGTGATACGGCTTTCAGAGGTATTGATCCCGGTGTGATACAGCAACTGGATATCATGCCTACCGTATTGGGATACCTGCATTATGATAAGCCCTACCTGGCCTACGGTGAGAATGTGCTGAACCGGAAAGGCGCCGGGTTTACCTATCAGTATTCGGGCGGGCATCGCTGGATCGAAGGCAACCGCCTGTTATTCTACGATGGAAAGGAGGCTACCGGATTGTATGATTTTAAAACAGACCGCCTGATGAAGACGGACCTCCTGAAGGATTCCGCACAGGCAGCCGCTGCAATGGAGCAAAGGCTGAAGGCCTTTATCCAGCAATACAATAACCGGCTGATCCGGAACCAGCTGATCGCTCCCCGTTAA
- a CDS encoding lysylphosphatidylglycerol synthase transmembrane domain-containing protein: protein MDKKKVWNILKPVLKVVFTILALWLVYTKVDLTAVRRLWKEANVWWLLPAACTFIICQVITSFRLLYFFRNIGLPITAMSNFRLYIQGMFYNLFLPSGIGGDGYKIIVLKRRYATTHKEVFSAVFFDRLAGLWGLGFLVSCFSLAMPEVRQYSAWILLGFIAGSVVYYWVLRKYFNRISRHFFQTHLLGICTQSLQLATVAFILAALGCSTSYWPYFAIFLLSSLASLFPFSIGGLGAREVAIVWGAGTFGLNKDLAVSVSLSFYLITMIMALSAIFILFRKERREQAGAAGTGPGQGAD from the coding sequence ATGGATAAAAAGAAGGTTTGGAACATTTTAAAACCGGTGCTAAAGGTGGTGTTTACCATCCTGGCCTTATGGTTGGTATATACCAAGGTAGACCTGACTGCAGTGCGGAGACTATGGAAGGAAGCGAATGTCTGGTGGCTTTTGCCTGCGGCGTGCACCTTTATCATCTGCCAGGTAATTACCTCATTCCGCCTTCTGTACTTTTTCAGGAATATTGGTCTGCCGATAACGGCAATGTCTAACTTCCGCCTGTACATACAGGGAATGTTCTACAACCTGTTCCTGCCAAGCGGCATCGGAGGAGACGGGTACAAGATCATCGTATTGAAACGGCGTTATGCTACCACGCATAAGGAAGTGTTTTCGGCGGTTTTTTTCGACCGGCTGGCGGGCTTGTGGGGATTGGGTTTCCTGGTTTCCTGCTTCAGTCTGGCGATGCCGGAAGTGCGGCAATACAGTGCCTGGATCCTCCTGGGGTTTATCGCCGGATCGGTGGTTTATTATTGGGTGCTGCGTAAGTATTTCAACCGTATCAGCCGTCATTTTTTTCAAACACATTTGCTGGGTATCTGTACGCAGTCGCTGCAACTGGCAACGGTGGCTTTTATACTCGCAGCCCTGGGTTGCAGTACCAGTTACTGGCCCTATTTTGCCATCTTTCTGCTCTCATCACTGGCCTCCCTGTTCCCGTTCAGTATTGGCGGACTGGGTGCAAGGGAGGTGGCCATTGTTTGGGGTGCCGGCACTTTTGGACTGAATAAGGATCTGGCTGTATCCGTAAGTCTGAGTTTTTATCTGATCACAATGATCATGGCGCTGTCCGCAATTTTTATATTATTCAGAAAGGAGCGGAGGGAACAGGCAGGTGCTGCCGGCACCGGCCCGGGACAGGGTGCTGATTAA
- a CDS encoding NAD(P)H-dependent flavin oxidoreductase has product MYSNRITKLFGIGYPIIQAGMVWTSGWRLASAVSNAGGLGLIGAGSMYPEVLKEHIRKCKSACPKPFGVNLPLLYPDIEAHIKTIIEERVPVVFTSAGNPKTWTGTLKEKGITVVHVVSSSKFALKAQEAGCDAVVAEGFEAGGHNGREETTSMVLIPLVAEAVQIPVIAAGGIAGGKQMLAAFALGAEGVQLGSRFVASEEASSHPEFKKRVIDSKEGDTELSLKQLTPVRLLKNGFYRQVKELELRGATPAELQKLLGKGRAKKGMFEGELENGELEIGQVAASLNTILPAAVIVKNVWAEFEAGLNKLINGIHLKE; this is encoded by the coding sequence TTGTATTCAAATCGCATTACAAAATTATTTGGTATCGGCTATCCCATTATCCAGGCGGGGATGGTATGGACCAGCGGCTGGCGGCTGGCAAGTGCCGTAAGCAATGCCGGAGGATTGGGTCTTATCGGCGCCGGATCGATGTACCCGGAGGTATTGAAAGAACATATACGGAAATGCAAAAGCGCTTGTCCGAAGCCTTTTGGCGTCAATCTGCCCCTTTTGTACCCCGACATTGAAGCACATATCAAGACCATCATAGAAGAGCGGGTCCCTGTTGTTTTCACCAGCGCCGGTAACCCGAAGACCTGGACCGGTACCTTAAAAGAGAAAGGGATTACCGTGGTTCACGTAGTAAGCAGCAGCAAATTTGCGCTAAAAGCCCAGGAAGCCGGCTGTGATGCGGTTGTAGCCGAGGGCTTTGAAGCCGGTGGGCACAACGGCAGGGAAGAAACCACTTCCATGGTACTCATTCCGCTGGTAGCGGAAGCCGTACAGATTCCGGTTATTGCTGCCGGTGGCATTGCCGGCGGAAAACAAATGCTGGCCGCCTTTGCCCTCGGAGCTGAAGGGGTGCAACTCGGAAGCCGGTTTGTAGCCAGTGAAGAAGCATCCAGCCATCCGGAATTCAAAAAACGGGTGATCGATTCAAAAGAAGGCGATACCGAACTCTCATTAAAACAACTGACCCCGGTACGGCTCTTAAAGAACGGCTTCTACCGGCAGGTAAAAGAACTGGAACTCCGTGGTGCCACACCCGCCGAATTACAGAAGCTGCTGGGAAAAGGAAGGGCGAAAAAGGGAATGTTTGAAGGCGAACTGGAAAACGGGGAACTGGAAATAGGACAGGTAGCAGCTTCGTTAAATACCATCCTGCCCGCAGCGGTGATCGTGAAAAATGTATGGGCCGAATTTGAAGCCGGCCTGAACAAACTAATCAATGGCATCCACCTGAAAGAATGA